From Salinirubellus salinus, the proteins below share one genomic window:
- a CDS encoding RsmB/NOP family class I SAM-dependent RNA methyltransferase — MDVLARYEPLVDDYEAFRTACERPLPSVVRVNGIKTTPERVRRAFDEQGVEYEPVDWHDGLLKLDDQPGNSWPYVHGWVYGQEEVSAVPAEVLAPEPGERVFDPCAAPGSKTTQLAALMDDRGLLVANDNNLGRLSALRSNAERCGVTSVVVTNSDARNFSLRPFVGDGDHQQPFFDRALVDVPCSCEGTIRKNPTALEKWEYSHVQGIAGVQKGILTRAIEATEPGGTIVYSTCTFAPEENEAVLDHVLDSDRVSCELVEFDLPLVSAPGVTEWEDETYDPRVERAKRIYPHLNDTGGFFCAKLEVTA, encoded by the coding sequence ATGGACGTCCTCGCCCGGTACGAACCGCTGGTGGACGACTACGAGGCGTTCCGGACCGCCTGCGAGCGGCCCCTCCCCTCGGTCGTCCGCGTCAACGGCATCAAGACGACCCCCGAGCGGGTGCGCCGGGCGTTCGACGAGCAGGGAGTCGAGTACGAACCGGTCGACTGGCACGACGGACTCCTGAAGCTCGACGACCAGCCCGGCAACTCGTGGCCATACGTCCACGGCTGGGTGTACGGCCAGGAGGAGGTCAGTGCCGTCCCCGCCGAGGTGCTCGCACCCGAACCCGGCGAGCGGGTGTTCGACCCCTGTGCCGCCCCCGGGTCGAAGACCACCCAGCTCGCCGCGCTGATGGACGACCGTGGCCTGCTCGTGGCGAACGACAACAACCTCGGGCGGCTCTCGGCCCTGCGCTCGAACGCCGAACGCTGCGGGGTCACCTCGGTTGTCGTGACGAACTCGGACGCGCGGAACTTCTCGCTCAGACCGTTCGTGGGCGACGGTGACCACCAGCAGCCCTTCTTCGACCGGGCGCTGGTCGACGTCCCCTGCTCGTGCGAGGGGACCATCAGGAAGAACCCGACCGCCCTCGAGAAGTGGGAGTACTCGCACGTGCAGGGTATCGCTGGCGTGCAGAAGGGCATCCTCACGCGGGCCATCGAAGCGACGGAGCCCGGCGGTACCATCGTCTACTCCACCTGCACGTTCGCGCCGGAGGAGAACGAGGCCGTGCTGGACCACGTCCTCGATTCCGACCGTGTCTCGTGCGAACTCGTCGAGTTCGACCTGCCGCTCGTCTCGGCACCGGGCGTCACCGAGTGGGAGGACGAGACGTACGACCCGCGCGTCGAGCGGGCGAAGCGCATCTACCCACACCTGAACGACACGGGCGGGTTCTTCTGTGCGAAACTGGAGGTGACCGCCTGA
- a CDS encoding 2-phosphosulfolactate phosphatase, protein MPAQPSSNRLDDRLIERCEDIPASPPPGDYVVVDTLHFSNTVIELLQQGATHVHVTDERGEEFAYREANPRAVIGGSSTDDYRPAEGYDFFNSPSFVQRLDVAGRPVSMTSSNGGRAVARLRAAGGDGVTVYVGSPMNAAALGRHLRERDRPVHLVSSGSRGEVAPEDHVGATLVSRYLDGLPPAETELDLFRRELRRAKGWEYVERHEIRRRDVLEYAMNLNSRAVLPRLEGDALYDVGRGGGSAPAAD, encoded by the coding sequence ATGCCAGCGCAGCCGTCGTCGAACCGGCTCGACGACCGACTCATCGAACGGTGCGAGGACATCCCCGCCTCCCCGCCGCCGGGCGACTACGTCGTCGTCGACACGCTCCACTTCTCGAACACGGTCATCGAACTGCTCCAGCAGGGTGCCACCCACGTCCACGTCACGGACGAGCGTGGCGAGGAGTTCGCCTACCGGGAGGCGAACCCCCGCGCGGTCATCGGGGGGTCGAGCACCGACGACTACCGGCCGGCCGAGGGGTACGACTTCTTCAACTCACCCAGTTTCGTCCAGCGACTGGACGTGGCCGGCCGACCGGTGAGCATGACCTCCTCCAACGGCGGGCGTGCGGTCGCCCGCCTCCGCGCGGCTGGCGGCGACGGCGTCACCGTCTACGTCGGGTCGCCGATGAACGCGGCGGCGCTCGGGCGACACCTGCGCGAACGGGACCGACCGGTCCACCTCGTGAGTTCCGGGTCGAGAGGTGAGGTGGCCCCCGAGGACCACGTCGGCGCGACGCTCGTCAGCCGCTACCTCGACGGCCTGCCGCCCGCGGAGACGGAACTCGACCTGTTCCGGCGCGAACTCCGACGGGCGAAGGGGTGGGAGTACGTCGAGCGCCACGAGATCCGCCGCCGGGACGTGCTGGAGTACGCGATGAACCTCAACAGCCGGGCGGTCCTCCCGCGGCTGGAGGGGGACGCGCTCTACGACGTGGGGCGTGGTGGTGGGTCGGCGCCGGCCGCCGACTGA
- a CDS encoding DUF6920 family protein, which yields MELTRRQWLLGLVTALVGAVAVASYRAERATERLVRDLRAAADTTAAEPATDDELRDLPDPARRYFETVLPDDHRPVRTARLEQEGTIQMGEGDDGWKPFTATQHVTVDPPGFVWDATVEMAPFVGARVVDAYHDGAGTLRATVFGLPVMSADPGPELDEGELLRYLAEAAWVPTALLPTAGVEWDAVGADAARATLTDGDVRATLTFRFGEDDLVREVAGRRYREETGDEAAWVGRFDAYERHDGLLVPTEGEVAWRLPEGDVPYWRGTVTAFDYDTGRSRPRTERRDRLTSA from the coding sequence ATGGAACTCACACGGAGACAGTGGCTCCTCGGGCTGGTGACCGCCCTCGTCGGGGCGGTCGCCGTCGCGAGCTACCGGGCCGAGCGAGCGACCGAGCGACTCGTCCGTGACCTCCGCGCGGCGGCCGACACCACCGCCGCCGAACCCGCCACCGACGACGAACTGCGCGACCTCCCGGACCCCGCCCGCCGGTACTTCGAGACCGTGCTCCCGGACGACCACCGCCCCGTCCGAACCGCACGGCTCGAACAGGAGGGCACGATACAGATGGGGGAGGGCGACGACGGCTGGAAGCCGTTCACCGCGACGCAACACGTCACCGTCGACCCGCCGGGGTTCGTCTGGGACGCCACCGTCGAGATGGCGCCGTTCGTCGGCGCGCGGGTCGTCGACGCCTACCACGACGGGGCGGGGACGCTCCGCGCGACGGTGTTCGGACTCCCCGTGATGTCTGCCGACCCCGGCCCCGAACTGGACGAGGGGGAACTCCTCCGCTACCTCGCCGAGGCGGCGTGGGTCCCGACCGCACTGCTCCCGACCGCGGGTGTCGAGTGGGACGCCGTCGGTGCGGACGCAGCCCGCGCGACCCTGACCGACGGGGACGTCCGCGCCACGCTCACGTTCCGGTTCGGCGAGGACGACCTCGTCAGGGAGGTGGCCGGGCGGCGCTATCGAGAGGAGACGGGCGACGAGGCGGCGTGGGTGGGCCGGTTCGACGCCTACGAGCGACACGACGGCCTCCTCGTCCCGACCGAGGGCGAGGTGGCGTGGCGGCTCCCCGAGGGTGACGTACCATACTGGCGCGGGACCGTGACGGCGTTCGACTACGACACCGGCCGGTCCCGTCCCCGGACCGAGCGCCGTGACCGACTCACCAGCGCCTGA
- a CDS encoding formylglycine-generating enzyme family protein: MTASRTDGETGRAPDDGMVWIPSGTFRMGSDEFYPEEAPTREVAVDGFWMDETPVTNAEFERFVADTDYTTFAERDPDPDDYPGADPDALVPGSAVFTSPDGPVDLREPNQWWAYVPAADWRHPFGPESTIEDRMDHPVVHVAYEDAVAYADWAGKTLPTEAEWERAARGGLEGKRFVWGDEHRPDGQVLANTWQGQFPHENTLVDGYERTSPVGAFPANGFDLYDVTGNVWEWTSDWFSADPTAGTSTSPSCCTPTNPRGVTEDQSVDPRDPSRIPRKVLKGGSHLCAPNYCFRYRPAARYPEPVDTTTNHVGFRCIVRSEE, translated from the coding sequence ATGACAGCATCACGAACCGACGGCGAGACAGGGCGTGCACCGGACGACGGGATGGTATGGATCCCCAGCGGGACGTTCCGGATGGGTTCGGACGAGTTCTACCCGGAGGAAGCGCCGACCCGCGAGGTGGCGGTCGACGGCTTCTGGATGGACGAGACGCCGGTGACGAACGCCGAGTTCGAGCGCTTCGTCGCGGACACCGACTACACGACGTTCGCCGAGCGTGACCCCGACCCCGACGACTACCCCGGAGCGGACCCGGACGCGCTCGTCCCCGGGTCGGCGGTGTTCACCTCCCCGGACGGTCCCGTCGACCTCCGGGAACCGAACCAGTGGTGGGCGTACGTCCCGGCCGCCGACTGGCGTCACCCGTTCGGGCCGGAGAGCACCATCGAGGACCGCATGGACCACCCGGTGGTCCACGTGGCGTACGAGGACGCCGTCGCGTACGCGGACTGGGCGGGGAAGACGCTCCCGACCGAGGCCGAGTGGGAGCGTGCCGCCCGCGGTGGGCTGGAGGGCAAGCGGTTCGTCTGGGGGGACGAACACCGACCCGACGGGCAGGTGCTGGCGAACACGTGGCAGGGGCAGTTCCCCCACGAGAACACGCTGGTCGACGGATACGAGCGCACCTCGCCGGTCGGTGCGTTCCCCGCGAACGGTTTCGACCTGTACGACGTCACAGGGAACGTCTGGGAGTGGACGAGCGACTGGTTCAGCGCGGACCCGACGGCCGGGACGAGCACGTCGCCCTCGTGCTGTACGCCGACGAACCCGAGGGGTGTCACCGAAGACCAGAGCGTCGACCCGCGCGACCCGTCGAGGATTCCCCGCAAGGTGCTCAAGGGCGGGTCACACCTCTGCGCGCCGAACTACTGCTTCCGATACCGGCCGGCGGCCCGGTATCCCGAGCCAGTCGACACGACGACGAACCACGTCGGCTTTCGGTGTATCGTACGGAGTGAGGAGTGA
- a CDS encoding DEAD/DEAH box helicase family protein: protein MSDASPHVTLRFEAGTVRVECDDAADGLLASLPGVEADPRSLTGRAPAFCYADLRATLAARDVAVDDRVLATAPRSLSTDYELREYQREALAAWREAGERGVLELPTGSGKTVVAVAAMAALGVPTLVVVPTIDLLEQWERELRTEFGDPVGCLGGGEQRVEPVTVSTYDSAYLRADDLGDRFGLVVFDEVHHLGGEGYREIARLLAAPARLGLTATFERPDGAHETIEELVGPVVYRRDPEDLAGDHLAAFDIKRVEVSLTPAERERYDALQGTFTDYLASSGINMRSGSDYRELVKRSGTDPRAREALLAKQRAREVMMNAERKVEELAAILDRHREDRVIVFTAYTDLVYRLSERFLLPAITHETGAEERREILGRFRDGRYSRVVAANVLDEGVDVPDANVAVVLSGSGSEREFTQRLGRILRPKADGGRALLYELVTAETAEERVAARRRG, encoded by the coding sequence GTGTCCGACGCGTCCCCACACGTCACGCTCAGGTTCGAGGCGGGGACCGTCCGCGTCGAGTGCGACGACGCCGCCGACGGCCTCCTCGCCTCGCTCCCGGGCGTCGAGGCCGACCCGCGGTCGCTCACCGGCCGCGCGCCCGCGTTCTGCTACGCCGACCTCCGGGCGACCCTCGCCGCCCGGGACGTCGCCGTCGACGACCGCGTGCTCGCGACGGCCCCGCGCTCGCTCTCGACGGACTACGAACTCCGCGAGTACCAGCGCGAGGCGCTGGCGGCGTGGCGCGAGGCCGGCGAGCGGGGGGTCCTCGAACTCCCCACCGGGTCCGGCAAGACGGTGGTGGCCGTCGCCGCGATGGCCGCCCTCGGCGTGCCCACCCTCGTCGTCGTCCCGACGATCGACCTGCTGGAGCAGTGGGAGCGCGAACTCCGCACGGAGTTCGGTGACCCGGTCGGGTGCCTCGGCGGCGGTGAACAGCGCGTCGAACCCGTCACCGTCTCCACCTACGACTCGGCCTACCTCCGGGCGGACGACCTCGGCGACCGGTTCGGCCTCGTCGTCTTCGACGAGGTCCACCACCTCGGGGGCGAGGGCTACCGCGAGATCGCCCGGTTGCTGGCGGCGCCCGCCCGGCTCGGCCTCACCGCCACCTTCGAGCGGCCCGACGGCGCCCACGAGACCATCGAAGAACTGGTCGGGCCCGTCGTCTACCGCCGAGACCCCGAGGACCTCGCCGGCGACCACCTCGCCGCGTTCGACATCAAGCGCGTCGAGGTGTCGCTCACGCCCGCGGAACGCGAGCGCTACGACGCGTTACAGGGGACGTTCACCGACTACCTCGCCAGTTCGGGTATCAACATGCGCTCCGGGAGCGACTACCGGGAACTGGTCAAGCGCTCGGGGACCGACCCCCGCGCTCGGGAAGCCCTGCTGGCCAAGCAGCGCGCGCGAGAGGTGATGATGAACGCCGAGCGCAAGGTCGAGGAACTGGCCGCCATCCTCGACCGGCACCGCGAGGACCGCGTCATCGTGTTCACGGCCTACACCGACCTCGTCTACCGGCTCTCCGAGCGGTTCCTGCTCCCCGCCATCACCCACGAGACGGGCGCCGAGGAGCGCCGCGAGATACTCGGGCGGTTCCGCGACGGCCGCTACTCCCGCGTCGTGGCGGCGAACGTCCTCGACGAGGGAGTGGACGTGCCGGACGCGAACGTCGCCGTCGTCCTCTCCGGGTCGGGATCCGAGCGGGAGTTCACCCAGCGACTCGGCCGTATCCTCCGCCCGAAAGCGGACGGGGGCAGGGCGCTGCTCTACGAACTCGTCACGGCGGAGACGGCAGAGGAACGGGTCGCCGCGCGACGGCGTGGGTGA
- a CDS encoding nucleotide exchange factor GrpE encodes MSENEGEAADETPSEEVDPAENGASTAEAAVEPDPELVERIAEADPGEVAREVVSLRQRADAAEDALAAEETRAEELESKLKRKTADFQNYKKRMEKRREQEKARATEDLVERLVEVRDNLVRALEQDDGTDIRGGIEKTLETFDRVLDAENVVTIEPGPGEDVDPQRHEVLLRVDSDHPEGTVDSLQRPGYEMAGKVIRPAQVTVSDGA; translated from the coding sequence ATGAGCGAGAACGAGGGCGAAGCCGCCGACGAGACGCCTTCCGAGGAGGTCGACCCGGCCGAGAACGGCGCGTCGACCGCCGAAGCGGCCGTGGAGCCGGACCCGGAACTCGTCGAGCGAATCGCCGAGGCCGACCCCGGGGAGGTGGCCCGCGAGGTGGTCTCGCTCCGCCAGCGTGCCGACGCTGCCGAGGACGCGCTGGCGGCCGAGGAGACGCGTGCGGAGGAACTGGAGTCGAAGCTCAAGCGCAAGACGGCCGACTTCCAGAACTACAAGAAGCGCATGGAGAAGCGCCGGGAACAGGAGAAGGCGCGCGCCACGGAGGACCTCGTCGAACGGCTCGTCGAGGTCCGGGACAACCTCGTCCGCGCGCTCGAACAGGACGACGGGACGGACATCCGCGGCGGTATCGAGAAGACGCTGGAGACGTTCGACCGCGTCCTCGACGCCGAGAACGTCGTCACCATCGAACCCGGCCCCGGCGAGGACGTCGACCCGCAGCGCCACGAGGTGCTCCTCCGGGTCGACAGCGATCACCCCGAGGGGACCGTCGACTCGCTCCAGCGACCGGGCTACGAGATGGCCGGGAAGGTCATCCGCCCCGCACAGGTCACCGTCAGCGACGGGGCCTGA
- the dnaK gene encoding molecular chaperone DnaK: protein MASNKILGIDLGTTNSAFAVMEGGDPEIIPNAEGDRTTPSVVAFTDDAERLVGKPAKNQAVQNPERTIQSIKRHMGEAGYTVEIEGEDYTPEEISAMILQKIKRDAEDYLGDEIEKAVITVPAYFSDKQRQATKDAGEIAGFEVERIINEPTAASMAYGLDDDSDQTVLVYDLGGGTFDVSILDLGGGVYEVVATNGDNDLGGDDWDQAIIDWLADDFQSEYGVDLRDDRQALQRLKDAAEEAKIELSNRKEASITLPFIAADDDGPKDLDATLSRAKFEALTEDLIERTVGPTEQALSDAGYSKSDIDEVLLVGGSTRMPQVREQVEELTGQEPRKSVNPDEAVALGAAIQGGVLSGDVDDIVLLDVTPLSLGIEVKGGLFERLIEKNTTIPTEESKVFTTAADSQTQVQVRVFQGEREMADQNELLGEFQLAGIPPAPAGTPQIEVTFNIDENGIVNVEAEDKGSGNAESITIEGGAGLSDDQIEQMKEEAEAHAEEDKQRREFVEARNDAEGAVRRAETLLEENEESISDDLQSDIESAVENVEDVLEEYSEDVDPSEFEEATDAFEQATETLSKELQEIGKQMYDQQAQQAAAGGAGPGGAAGGPGGAGAGPGGEGAAADGEEYVDAEYEDVDEDE, encoded by the coding sequence ATGGCGAGCAACAAGATTCTCGGTATCGACCTCGGTACCACCAACTCCGCGTTCGCGGTGATGGAGGGTGGCGACCCCGAGATCATCCCGAACGCCGAGGGTGACCGGACCACACCCTCCGTGGTCGCGTTCACCGACGACGCCGAACGACTCGTCGGCAAACCCGCCAAGAACCAGGCCGTCCAGAACCCGGAGCGCACCATCCAGTCCATCAAGCGCCACATGGGTGAGGCCGGCTACACCGTGGAGATCGAGGGTGAGGACTACACACCCGAGGAGATCTCCGCGATGATCCTCCAGAAGATCAAGCGCGACGCCGAGGACTACCTCGGCGACGAGATCGAGAAGGCGGTCATCACCGTGCCGGCGTACTTCTCGGACAAGCAGCGACAGGCGACGAAGGACGCCGGCGAGATCGCCGGCTTCGAGGTCGAGCGCATCATCAACGAGCCGACCGCCGCGTCGATGGCCTACGGGCTGGACGACGACTCCGACCAGACCGTCCTCGTCTACGACCTCGGGGGCGGGACGTTCGACGTCTCCATCCTTGACCTCGGTGGGGGCGTCTACGAGGTCGTCGCCACGAACGGGGACAACGACCTCGGTGGCGACGACTGGGACCAGGCCATCATCGACTGGCTCGCGGACGACTTCCAGTCCGAGTACGGTGTCGACCTCCGCGACGACCGACAGGCCCTCCAGCGGCTGAAGGACGCCGCCGAGGAGGCCAAGATAGAGCTCTCGAACCGGAAGGAAGCCTCCATCACGCTCCCGTTCATCGCGGCCGACGACGACGGCCCGAAGGACCTCGACGCGACGCTCTCGCGGGCGAAGTTCGAGGCGCTCACGGAGGACCTCATCGAGCGCACCGTCGGGCCGACGGAGCAGGCGCTCTCGGACGCGGGCTACTCCAAGTCCGACATCGACGAGGTGCTCCTCGTCGGTGGCTCGACGCGGATGCCGCAGGTCCGCGAGCAGGTCGAGGAGCTCACCGGGCAGGAGCCGCGGAAGTCCGTCAACCCGGACGAGGCCGTCGCGCTAGGCGCCGCCATCCAGGGTGGCGTCCTCTCGGGCGACGTCGACGACATCGTCCTGCTGGACGTGACACCGCTCAGTCTCGGTATCGAGGTGAAGGGTGGGCTGTTCGAGCGTCTCATCGAGAAGAACACGACCATCCCGACCGAGGAGTCGAAGGTGTTCACCACCGCGGCCGACTCCCAGACGCAGGTGCAGGTCCGCGTCTTCCAGGGTGAGCGCGAGATGGCCGACCAGAACGAACTGCTCGGGGAGTTCCAGCTCGCCGGCATCCCGCCGGCCCCCGCCGGGACCCCGCAGATCGAGGTCACGTTCAACATCGACGAGAACGGCATCGTCAACGTCGAGGCCGAGGACAAGGGGAGCGGCAACGCCGAGTCCATCACCATCGAGGGGGGCGCCGGCCTCTCGGACGATCAGATCGAGCAGATGAAAGAGGAGGCCGAGGCACACGCCGAGGAGGACAAGCAGCGCCGCGAGTTCGTCGAGGCCCGCAACGACGCCGAGGGCGCCGTGCGCCGCGCGGAGACGTTGCTCGAGGAGAACGAGGAGAGCATCTCCGACGACCTCCAGAGCGACATCGAGTCGGCCGTCGAGAACGTCGAGGACGTGCTCGAGGAGTACAGCGAGGACGTCGACCCGAGCGAGTTCGAGGAGGCGACCGACGCCTTCGAGCAGGCGACCGAGACGCTCTCGAAGGAACTCCAGGAGATCGGCAAGCAGATGTACGACCAGCAGGCCCAGCAGGCCGCAGCGGGCGGCGCGGGGCCGGGCGGTGCCGCGGGTGGTCCGGGTGGCGCCGGTGCGGGTCCGGGTGGCGAGGGCGCCGCGGCAGACGGCGAGGAGTACGTCGACGCGGAGTACGAGGACGTCGACGAGGACGAGTAG
- a CDS encoding Rieske (2Fe-2S) protein yields the protein MAQSDEMVPVADAADLAPGDPVVTRAGTHAIALFAHEGEVYAVDNRCPHMGFPLSEGSVEDGILTCHWHHARFELEQGDTFDIWADDVQTYPVEVRDGQVFVHPDPEPDVPPATHWRNRLADGLQENLSLVMAKAVIGLDEEGEGFATPVETAVNFGTKYRDVGWGRGLTTLGCTANLYDEVGGRDKRRAMFLGAREVADETAGEAPRFGQYAFDSRNVSKARLKSWFRENCEVRDENGAERVLLTALANLPREDVAELLFAAATDHLYMNASHTLDFVNKAFETLEHVGWEEHADAVLASVIPQITGGTRSEERSSWRNPIDVAELCFDAADLLPDLVAAGDGEAWTRPEGFVGTLLDDDPEAIVDALTDAIREGATQTQLADAVARAATRRIAYFATSNEFSDWDTAHHTLTYANAVHRATTKTDAIELYRACFDGAMSVYLDRFLNTPPAPVPAPGDGDTSRDPADVREDLLACFDEQGEVDRAGRLVNEHFDAGGDPADLKRTLGRGLLREDADFHTIQNVEAGFQRFDAVNAADGDDDDERDRRLALVAPARYLAAHTPTRREAEQTFGIATRLHRGERLHEGE from the coding sequence ATGGCACAGTCAGACGAGATGGTCCCCGTCGCCGACGCCGCCGATCTCGCACCCGGCGACCCGGTGGTCACGCGCGCGGGCACCCACGCCATCGCACTGTTCGCCCACGAGGGCGAGGTGTACGCCGTCGACAACCGCTGTCCGCACATGGGGTTCCCGTTGAGCGAGGGCTCCGTGGAGGACGGCATCCTCACCTGTCACTGGCACCACGCCCGGTTCGAACTGGAACAGGGCGACACGTTCGACATCTGGGCGGACGACGTCCAGACCTACCCCGTCGAGGTACGCGACGGACAGGTGTTCGTCCACCCCGACCCGGAACCGGACGTCCCGCCGGCCACGCACTGGCGCAACCGCCTCGCCGACGGCCTACAGGAGAACCTCTCGCTGGTGATGGCGAAGGCGGTCATCGGGCTCGACGAGGAAGGTGAAGGCTTCGCAACCCCCGTCGAGACAGCCGTCAACTTCGGGACGAAGTACCGGGACGTGGGGTGGGGACGCGGACTAACCACCCTCGGCTGTACGGCCAACCTCTACGACGAGGTGGGCGGCCGGGACAAGCGCCGCGCGATGTTCCTCGGCGCCCGGGAGGTGGCCGACGAGACGGCCGGCGAAGCGCCCCGGTTCGGCCAGTACGCGTTCGACTCACGGAACGTCTCGAAGGCGCGGCTGAAGTCGTGGTTCCGCGAGAACTGCGAGGTCCGCGACGAGAACGGCGCCGAACGCGTCCTCCTGACGGCGCTCGCCAACCTCCCGCGCGAGGACGTCGCCGAACTGCTGTTCGCCGCCGCCACCGACCACCTCTACATGAACGCCAGCCACACCCTCGACTTCGTCAACAAGGCGTTCGAGACGCTCGAGCACGTCGGATGGGAGGAACACGCCGACGCGGTGCTCGCCTCGGTCATCCCGCAGATCACCGGTGGCACCCGCTCGGAGGAGCGCTCCTCGTGGCGCAACCCCATCGACGTGGCCGAGCTGTGCTTCGACGCCGCGGATCTCCTCCCCGACCTCGTCGCCGCCGGCGACGGGGAGGCGTGGACCCGCCCCGAGGGCTTCGTCGGGACACTGCTCGACGACGACCCCGAAGCCATCGTCGACGCGCTGACCGACGCCATCCGCGAGGGCGCCACACAGACCCAGCTGGCCGACGCCGTGGCGCGGGCCGCCACCCGTCGTATCGCCTACTTCGCCACCAGCAACGAGTTCTCCGACTGGGACACCGCCCACCACACGCTCACCTACGCGAACGCCGTCCACCGCGCGACGACGAAGACCGACGCCATCGAGCTCTATCGGGCGTGTTTCGACGGGGCGATGTCGGTCTACCTCGACCGCTTCCTGAACACGCCGCCCGCACCCGTCCCCGCACCGGGCGATGGGGACACCTCGCGTGACCCGGCCGACGTGCGCGAGGACCTGCTCGCCTGTTTCGACGAACAGGGCGAGGTGGACCGGGCGGGCCGCCTCGTGAACGAGCACTTCGACGCCGGCGGCGACCCTGCCGACCTGAAACGCACGCTCGGCCGCGGCCTCCTCCGGGAGGACGCCGACTTCCACACCATCCAGAACGTGGAGGCGGGGTTCCAGCGGTTCGACGCGGTGAACGCGGCCGACGGTGACGACGACGACGAACGAGACCGCCGGCTCGCGCTCGTGGCTCCCGCCCGGTACCTCGCCGCGCACACCCCCACCCGGCGCGAGGCCGAGCAGACGTTCGGCATCGCGACTCGTCTCCACCGAGGCGAGCGCCTCCACGAGGGGGAGTAG
- a CDS encoding DUF6176 family protein produces the protein MADLRGVDDETAAMDIVDREGVHVETAFLWAFEGTDYILTYFEAEEAARVREVYDAEMDAAEHEFVEAFAEVVAGAPEPLDAEPLYRIARPGRPTDEAN, from the coding sequence CTGGCGGACCTGCGAGGCGTCGACGACGAGACGGCGGCGATGGACATCGTGGACCGCGAAGGGGTCCACGTGGAGACCGCGTTCCTCTGGGCGTTCGAGGGGACCGACTACATCCTGACCTACTTCGAGGCCGAGGAGGCGGCGCGAGTGCGGGAGGTGTACGACGCGGAGATGGACGCCGCCGAACACGAGTTCGTCGAGGCGTTCGCCGAGGTGGTCGCCGGGGCGCCCGAACCGCTGGACGCCGAACCGCTCTACCGCATCGCCCGGCCGGGGCGGCCGACCGACGAGGCAAACTGA
- the dnaJ gene encoding molecular chaperone DnaJ, with amino-acid sequence MSEDFYEVLGVSRDASEDEIKQAYRKKAAEYHPDVSDHEDAEEKFKQVKKAKEVLSDEEKRRAYDQMGHERFEQAEKRGGFDGGAGGFGGANGNPFGGGGGMGGMGDLNDIFEQFFGGGGGGRGRDPNRPQRGADLRTSLTITLEEAYEGVTKQLTVTRPERCPECDGEGHPADAEAETCPDCDGQGQRTTVRDTPLGRVQQTQTCRRCGGQGTLYSETCSRCRGEGKVREEATLNVDIPAGIRTGQTIPLEGEGAPGENRGPNGRLLIDVEVEDHEAFDREGDDLYYRLPVSFPQATFGATVEVPTLDGAVTTDIEAGTQSGEVLRLKSKGMPRVQRRGQGDLYVQVQVVTPTDMNEEQREALEQFAEAGGEEIEVEKGFFERLKSSF; translated from the coding sequence ATGAGCGAGGACTTCTACGAGGTGCTGGGGGTCTCGCGGGACGCCTCAGAGGACGAGATCAAGCAGGCGTACCGGAAGAAGGCAGCCGAGTACCACCCGGACGTCAGCGACCACGAGGACGCCGAGGAGAAGTTCAAGCAGGTCAAGAAGGCCAAGGAGGTCCTCAGCGACGAGGAGAAGCGCCGGGCCTACGACCAGATGGGCCACGAGCGGTTCGAACAGGCCGAGAAGCGCGGGGGCTTCGACGGCGGCGCCGGCGGGTTCGGCGGTGCCAACGGCAACCCGTTCGGCGGCGGTGGCGGCATGGGCGGGATGGGCGACCTGAACGACATCTTCGAGCAGTTCTTCGGCGGCGGCGGTGGCGGACGCGGGCGCGACCCCAACCGCCCGCAGCGTGGGGCCGACCTCCGCACGTCGCTCACCATCACGCTCGAGGAGGCCTACGAGGGCGTCACGAAGCAACTCACCGTCACGCGTCCGGAGCGCTGTCCGGAGTGCGACGGCGAGGGTCACCCGGCCGACGCCGAGGCCGAGACCTGCCCCGACTGCGACGGGCAGGGACAGCGGACCACCGTCCGAGACACGCCGCTCGGTCGGGTCCAGCAGACCCAGACCTGTCGCCGCTGCGGTGGGCAGGGGACGCTCTACTCAGAGACCTGCTCCCGCTGTCGCGGCGAGGGGAAGGTCCGCGAGGAGGCCACGTTGAACGTCGACATCCCGGCCGGCATCCGGACCGGCCAGACCATCCCGCTGGAGGGCGAGGGTGCCCCCGGCGAGAACCGCGGGCCGAACGGCCGCCTGCTCATCGACGTGGAGGTCGAGGACCACGAGGCGTTCGACCGCGAGGGCGACGACCTCTACTACCGCCTGCCCGTCTCGTTCCCGCAGGCGACGTTCGGCGCGACGGTGGAGGTGCCGACGCTCGACGGTGCGGTCACGACGGACATCGAGGCCGGCACGCAGTCCGGCGAGGTGCTCCGCCTGAAGAGCAAGGGGATGCCGCGCGTCCAGCGCCGGGGCCAGGGCGACCTCTACGTGCAGGTGCAGGTCGTCACACCGACGGACATGAACGAGGAGCAGCGGGAGGCCCTCGAGCAGTTCGCCGAGGCCGGCGGCGAGGAGATAGAGGTGGAGAAGGGGTTCTTCGAGCGGCTGAAGAGTTCGTTCTGA